In a single window of the Corvus cornix cornix isolate S_Up_H32 chromosome 22, ASM73873v5, whole genome shotgun sequence genome:
- the ADGRA2 gene encoding LOW QUALITY PROTEIN: adhesion G protein-coupled receptor A2 (The sequence of the model RefSeq protein was modified relative to this genomic sequence to represent the inferred CDS: deleted 2 bases in 2 codons) has translation MRRAAALVLLAAALSGPGAGARSCPALSLGCKCAAERAKAGGGPGAPRRRVVCSGGGLPVPPEPRLLPEGTVTLLLSNNKITVLENGSFFGLRALEKLDLKNNLISTVQPGAFLGLPELKRLDLSNNRIGCLSASVFQGLPNLLRLNMSGNIFSSLPPGVFDELPSLKVVDFATEYLTCDCNLRWVLPWARERLAQISERTACAFPRQLRGIALRGARDGQLRCAGAPELHTHHLIPSLRQVVFQGDRLPFQCTATYLDNSTQIRWFHNREPVEEDEQTGIIVEESLIHDCTFITSELILSNIHVSANGEWECAVSTSQGNVSKKVEIVVLETSASYCPAERVTNNRGDFRWPRTLAGITAYQPCLQHPFAAGPAGAGSAGEKQAWRRCDRTGRWEEGDYSHCLYTNDITRVLYTFVLMPINASNALTLAHQLRVYTAEAANFSDMVDVLYVAQMIEKFIGYVDQIKQLTDVIVEMASNIMLVDDHILWMSQKEEKACSSIVRSLERIAAHTLGSNSQHMAVNSRNIAFEAYVVKPESYVGLSCVAFQRREGVPPGRPPSAEPGAEPMPDQQLRLRCTTGRPNVSLTSFHIKNSIALASIQLPPSLFASPVPAMPGADCKLQLLVFRNGKLFCSTGNSSRLADDGKRRSVATPVIYAGTYGCGVGNLSEPVAVSLRHPGEGTDPVAAYWNFEVLGGMGGWSAEGCQLAAREPNVTSLHCRHLSNVAVLMELSGFPSEAQSAAEVLHPAMYTCTAVLLLCLFTTIITYIVHHGTILIPRKGWHMLLNLCFHIAMTAAVFAGGITLTGYRAVCQAVGIILHYSSLSTLLWMAVKARVLYKEVTWKAPQQPDGDTSQAAPRPMLRFYLIAGGIPLIICGITAAVNIQNYHDNNPYCWLVWRPSLGAFYVPVAFILLVTWIYFLCAGLSLQCRPSHRKDIPEPLEPPPRLGGTSDLLTDSGSISVTLHSGPPCPEGDGVYSLRVQFWALVATHALYVALWTFGAMAVSQRWYLNIVFSCLYGVTAVALGLFIFVHHCLRRRDVLSSWFSCCPSYRNALPMQAYVHPGLGPEDGSQVFIGCDPDAARSGASSSSSPSSAGSAGGRCKLTNLQVAQSQADARPAPCPEPDPADGKPVRHTSNLHGRRSHRGRTKPCRDGKHHRLKMLRGPSDHPSSESGSLHNSHSESYPSGRTSPASGGRAGPRAAQDGEAVPSPSEGSDGGRRVPDFAEARRRSGSRDNLRPGGSAEREAKRRSYPLNVGSHNGGLKGSKYDINLASADSVAGMKTGLWKSETTV, from the exons gctgctgaGCAACAACAAGATCACGGTGCTGGAGAACGGCTCTTTCTTCGGGCTGCGGGCTCTGGAGAAGCT GGACCTGAAGAACAACCTGATCAGCACAGTTCAGCCCGGTGCCTTCCTCGGCCTCCCTGAGCTGAAGCGGCT GGACCTCTCCAACAACCGCATCGGCTGCCTGAGTGCCAGCGTCTTCCAGGGGCTCCCCAACCTCCTCCGACT GAACATGTCCGGAAACATCTTCTCCAGCCTCCCGCCCGGTGTTTTTGACGAGCTCCCCTCCCTTAAAGTTGT GGACTTTGCCACCGAGTACCTGACGTGCGACTGCAACCTGCGCTGGGTGCTGCCCTGGGCCCGCGAGCGCCTGGCGCAGATCTCGGAGCGGACGGCGTGCGCGTTCCCCCGGCAGCTGCGCGGCATCGCCCTGCGCGGGGCGCGGGACGGGCAGCTCCGCTGCG CGGGAGCCCCGGAGCTGCACACCCACCACCTCATCCCGTCGCTGCGCCAGGTGGTTTTCCAGGGCGACCGGCTGCCCTTCCAGTGCACGGCCACGTACCTGGACAACAGCACCCAGATCCGGTGGTTCCACAACCGCGAGCCCGTGGAGGAGGATGAGCAGACGGGCATCATCGTGGAGGAGAGCCTCATCCATGACTGCACCTTCATCACCAG CGAGCTCATCCTCTCCAACATCCACGTCTCCGCCAACGGCGAGTGGGAATGCGCCGTCTCCACCTCCCAGGGTAACGTCAGCAAGAAGGTGGAGATCGTGGTGCTGGAGACCTCCGCATCCTACTGCCCTGCCGAGCGGGTCACCAACAACCGCGGGGACTTCAG GTGGCCCCGCACCCTGGCAGGGATCACGGCCTatcagccctgcctgcagcacccgttcgccgcggggccggcgggcgcGGGCTCGGCGGGCGAGAAGCAG GCGTGGCGGCGCTGCGACCGCACCGGGCGCTGGGAGGAGGGCGACTACTCCCACTGCCTCTACACCAACGACATCACCCGAGTGCTCTACACCTTCGTGCTG ATGCCCATCAACGCCTCCAACGCCCTGACCCTGGCCCACCAGCTCCGCGTCTACACGGCCGAGGCAGCCAACTTCTCAGACATGGTTGATGTTCTCTATGTGGCCCAGATGATAGAGAAGTTTATTGGCTACGTGGACCAGATCAAGCAG CTGACAGACGTGATTGTGGAGATGGCCAGCAACATCATGCTGGTGGACGACCACATCCTGTGGATGTCTCAGAAGGAGGAGAAGGCCTGCTCCAGCATCGTGCGCTCCCTGGAGAGGATCGCAGCCCACACACTGGGCAGCAACTCCCAGCACATGGCAGTG aACTCTCGCAACATCGCCTTCGAGGCTTACGTGGTAAAGCCCGAGAGCTACGTGGGGCTGAGCTGCGTGGCATTCCAGCGGCGGGAGGGGGTCCCCCCAGGACGTCCCCCCTCGGCCGAGCCGGGGGCCGAGCCCATGCCCGACCAGCAGCTCAGGCTCCGCTGCACCACGGGGCGGCCCAACGTCTCCCTGACCAGCTTCCACATCAAG AACAGCATCGCCCTGGCCTCCATCCAGCTGCCCCCCAGCCTCTTCGCCAGCCCAGTCCCAGCCATGCCGGGGGCCGACTGcaagctccagctgctggtctTCCGCAACGGGAAACTCTTCTGCAGCACCGGGAACTCCTCCCGCCTGGCCGACGATGGCAAACGCCGCAGCGTGGCCACCCCCGTCATCTACGCTGGAACCT atGGCTGTGGAGTGGGGAACCTGTCAGAGCCAGTGGCTGTGTCCCTGCGACACCCCGGGGAGGGCACGGACCCCGTGGCTGCGTACTGGAACTTCGAGGTGCTGGGAGGCATGGGGGGCTGGAGCGCCGAGGGGTGCCAGCTGGCCGCCCGCGAGCCCAATGTCACCTCCCTGCACTGCCGGCACCTCAGCAACGTGGCCGTGCTCATG gagctCAGTGGGTTCCCCAGCGAGGCACAAAGTGCTGCCGAGGTGCTGCACCCGGCCATGTACACCTGCACGgccgtgctgctgctctgcctcttcaCCACCATCATCACCTACATCGTCCACCACGG CACCATCCTCATCCCGCGGAAGGGCTGGCACATGCTGCTTAACCTCTGCTTCCACATCGCCATGACGGCCGCCGTCTTCGCAGGAGGCATCACCCTCACCGGCTACCGGGCCGTGTGCCAGGCC GTTGGCATCATCTTGCACTACTCATCCCTCTCCACGCTGCTCTGGATGGCAGTGAAAGCCCGAGTGCTCTACAAGGAGGTGACCTGGAAGGCGCCGCAGCAGCCGGACGGGGACACGTCCCAGGCAGCCCCCAGACCCATGCTGCG gttCTACCTGATCGCTGGCGGGATCCCCCTCATCATCTGTGGGATCACAGCAGCTGTCAACATCCAAAACTACCATGACAACAACCCCTA ctgctggctggtgTGGCGGCCCAGCCTGGGCGCTTTCTACGTCCCCGTGGCTTTCATCCTGCTCGTCACCTggatttatttcctctgtgcCGGGCTCAGCCTCCAGTGCCGACCCTCACACCGGAAAGACATCCCAGAGCCGCTGGAACCACCGCCACGGCTGGGGGGGACCAGCGACCTCCTGACAGACTCTGGGTCCATCTCGGTGACGCTGCACTCGGGGCCGCCCTGCCCCGAGGGGGACGGTGTCTACTCTCTGCGGGTGCAGTTCTGGGCACTGGTGGCCACCCACGCTCTGTACGTGGCCCTGTGGACGTTCGGCGCCATGGCCGTGTCCCAGCGCTGGTACCTGAACATCGTCTTCAGCTGCCTCTACGGCGTCACCGCCGTGGCGCTGGGGCTCTTCATCTTCGTCCATCACTGCCTGCGGCGCCGGGACGTGCTCAGCTCCTGGTTCTCCTGCTGCCCGTCGTACCGGAACGCGCTGCCCATGCAGGCCTACGTCCACCCCGGGCTGGGGCCAGAGGACGGCTCGCAGGTCTTCATCGGCTGCGACCCAGACGCCGCTCGCTCCGgcgcctcctcctcctcctcgcccaGCAGCGCCGGCTCTGCCGGGGGCCGCTGCAAGCTCACCAACCTGCAGGTAGCCCAGAGCCAGGCGGACGCTCGCCCGGCGCCCTGCCCGGAGCCGGACCCTGCCGACGGGAAGCCCGTCAGGCACACCAGCAACCTCCACGGCCGCAGGAGCCACCGGGGCAGAACTAAGCCGTGCCGGGACGGGAAGCACCACCGCTTGAAAATGCTGCGGGGCCCCTCGGACCACCCGTCCAGCGAGAGCGGGAGCCTCCACAACAGCCACTCCGAGAGCTACCCCAGCGGCAGGACCAGCCCGGCCAGCGGCGGccgcgcggggccgcgggcggcGCAGGATGGGGAGGCGGTGCCCAGCCCCTCGGAGGGCAGCGACGGCGGGCGGCGGGTGCCCGACTTCGCCGAG GCTCGCCGGAGGAGCGGCAGCCGGGACAACCTGCGGCCGGGCGGCAGCGCCGAGAGGGAGGCGAAGCGCCGCTCGTACCCCCTCAACGTGGGCAGCCACAACGGCGGCCTCAAGGGCAGCAAGTACGACATCAACCTGGCCAGCGCCGACAGCGTGGCCGGCATGAAGACAGGCCTGTGGAAGAGCGAAACCACCGTGTGA